The following are from one region of the Stigmatella ashevillena genome:
- a CDS encoding DUF721 domain-containing protein: MPRHEPKALEALLPRLLARLAEESGKGQSLMPVWAAAVGPQIAKHTSPYVLQGATLVVTVESAEWAQTLTREQASVCERLNERLGTGRVTALSFRLQG, encoded by the coding sequence ATGCCCCGCCACGAGCCCAAAGCCCTGGAGGCCCTGCTGCCCCGTCTCCTGGCCCGTCTTGCCGAGGAGTCCGGCAAAGGCCAGTCCCTGATGCCCGTCTGGGCCGCGGCGGTCGGCCCTCAGATTGCCAAGCACACCTCTCCCTACGTCCTTCAAGGCGCCACGCTGGTGGTCACCGTGGAGAGCGCCGAGTGGGCCCAGACGCTGACGCGGGAACAGGCCTCTGTGTGTGAGCGGCTCAACGAAAGGCTGGGGACTGGAAGGGTGACGGCGCTGTCCTTCCGGTTGCAAGGATGA
- a CDS encoding CAP domain-containing protein, which yields MMFALALTALVAAAPLSSEPSESSEPSESLEQQAILHVAREFERVGRRLPAKDLALTEAARRLAREALDPQAPSGAPDLLAFTLALSDSGSTDPSPRTFFIRAWAHAHAIETFLARTDISAEPATHFGVGVATVDERASLVLLLAERKAELQRFPRAFPRPGVSQMLCGALVPPLNAAELYLSLPDGTVNRLGMARQDGPAFCARLAFPQSGGYTVEVLGNGAKGPEVVALFLVDVGGPRERASVEAVDEPTTLAEARQLILARINRLRRAHRLNPLAPDSTLEGVAQAYSERMAQEGFFAHVAPDGSDVRSRMATAGSAYGSFGENLGLAGGPLAAHAGIEYSPGHRRNLLAPSFTHAGIGVVFQTVDGQPRALVTEVFSAALLAPPADPLEEAYKAIDARRKKSKLPPLERSEVLEQIALDHVRRALQLDTPKKSLPGSSLYERVFQALPEMDATVADFYVAEAPTALAESKNLLEARHRQVGVGILRGDSKTFGKDRAWIVVIYAAPR from the coding sequence ATGATGTTCGCTCTGGCGCTGACGGCCCTCGTCGCGGCCGCTCCCCTGTCCTCGGAGCCCTCGGAGTCCTCGGAGCCCTCGGAGTCCCTGGAGCAGCAAGCGATCCTCCACGTGGCCCGCGAGTTCGAGCGCGTGGGGCGCCGCCTGCCCGCGAAGGATCTCGCGCTGACCGAGGCCGCCCGAAGGCTCGCCCGGGAGGCGCTGGACCCCCAGGCGCCCTCCGGCGCGCCGGACCTGCTCGCGTTCACATTGGCCCTCAGCGACTCGGGCAGCACCGATCCCAGCCCTCGCACCTTCTTCATTCGCGCCTGGGCCCACGCACACGCCATCGAGACCTTCCTGGCCCGCACGGACATCAGCGCGGAGCCCGCGACCCATTTTGGCGTGGGCGTGGCCACCGTCGACGAGCGTGCTTCGCTCGTCCTGTTGCTCGCCGAGCGCAAGGCGGAGCTTCAGCGCTTCCCGCGCGCCTTCCCCCGCCCAGGCGTCTCCCAGATGCTGTGCGGTGCGCTGGTGCCCCCCCTGAACGCAGCGGAACTCTACCTCTCGCTGCCCGATGGCACCGTGAATCGCCTGGGGATGGCACGGCAGGACGGACCGGCCTTCTGTGCGCGGCTCGCGTTTCCCCAGAGCGGGGGCTACACCGTGGAGGTGTTGGGGAACGGGGCCAAGGGGCCCGAGGTCGTCGCGCTCTTTCTCGTGGATGTGGGCGGGCCGCGGGAGCGGGCCAGCGTCGAGGCGGTGGACGAGCCCACCACCCTCGCCGAGGCACGGCAGTTGATTCTGGCCCGCATCAACCGCCTGCGCCGGGCCCATCGCCTGAACCCGCTGGCCCCCGACAGCACCCTGGAAGGCGTGGCCCAGGCCTACAGCGAGCGCATGGCCCAGGAGGGTTTCTTCGCCCACGTGGCGCCCGATGGCTCGGACGTGCGCTCACGCATGGCCACCGCGGGCTCGGCCTACGGCAGCTTCGGGGAGAATCTGGGCTTGGCCGGGGGGCCCCTGGCCGCGCACGCGGGCATCGAGTACAGCCCTGGCCACCGCAGGAACCTGCTCGCCCCGTCGTTCACGCACGCGGGCATCGGGGTGGTCTTCCAGACCGTGGACGGGCAGCCGCGGGCCCTCGTCACCGAGGTGTTCTCCGCCGCGCTGCTCGCCCCACCCGCGGATCCCCTCGAGGAGGCCTACAAGGCCATCGACGCCCGGCGCAAGAAATCCAAGCTGCCGCCCCTCGAACGCAGCGAGGTGTTGGAGCAGATTGCCCTGGACCACGTGCGCCGGGCGCTCCAACTGGACACGCCCAAGAAAAGCCTGCCCGGCTCTTCGCTGTACGAGCGCGTCTTCCAGGCCTTGCCAGAGATGGACGCCACCGTGGCGGACTTCTACGTGGCGGAGGCTCCCACCGCCCTGGCCGAGTCCAAGAACCTCTTGGAGGCTCGCCACAGACAGGTCGGCGTGGGCATCCTCCGCGGAGACTCGAAGACCTTTGGCAAAGACCGCGCCTGGATCGTGGTCATCTACGCCGCGCCCCGGTGA
- a CDS encoding transglycosylase SLT domain-containing protein produces the protein MKWSSLVAGLVSSVALAQAPETLEAVRLHKPEAQALLQAELKACEAHPCPQAGRMALLGATLALSEGQAAEARQLLEAHPAPPQLEAFHAYYRGQALFYSGEAAEAAQAFALAVKKAPPSLAPRAKARLGEALLKAGKVAQAAPVLELAATQTPSAELLYQRALIRSAKGATEGARADLRAVALRYPTHPYADEALTRLELLNPPAWLTLDERLRRARALLDSGQASRALAELEKATVHRPAETPLERSRLALARAQVLFALGRGDEAEKALAEARKGPPEAAAEAELLVARRALRANQNDQARQLMAALDRTFPQEAAGEEGGFFAGWLDLQAGRFSEAVKAFSLYEQRHPRSRRRDEGLWFRALALLRLERYAEAREALGQLVSGAPKSSLVPQARYWMARSQELGGATVAVTAPAYESVVTSAPASFYALLASERLRALGRTPPQTFASPPRQLTVPRPPELELAVALSEAGLFPDAAEEVESRASRIRSAEQALPFAHALLQMGEYGHAHAVAARHLWGRAFGARAPDALAAFYPRAFASAVEAAATRHEVEPYLVWAIMRRESTFRPDVASAADARGLMQLIPPTGIAIAERLAEPPPNPADLFAPDLNIRYGAWYLSQLMKRFAHPVLAAAAYNAGPKAALKWAQEKGALPLDLFIEEIPFRETRGYVKQVVADLYLYRAFYGQGSPLPPLTLTVPSPAVEGVGF, from the coding sequence ATGAAGTGGAGCAGTTTGGTGGCGGGACTGGTCTCGAGCGTGGCGCTGGCCCAGGCTCCGGAGACCCTGGAGGCCGTGCGGTTGCACAAGCCGGAGGCCCAGGCCCTTCTCCAGGCCGAACTCAAGGCCTGCGAGGCCCACCCGTGCCCCCAGGCGGGCCGCATGGCGCTGCTGGGGGCCACCCTGGCCCTCTCGGAGGGGCAAGCCGCCGAGGCCCGGCAATTGCTCGAGGCGCACCCCGCCCCCCCGCAACTGGAAGCCTTTCATGCGTATTACCGCGGACAGGCGTTGTTCTACTCAGGCGAAGCGGCAGAGGCCGCCCAGGCCTTCGCGCTGGCCGTGAAGAAGGCGCCCCCTTCCCTGGCTCCTCGCGCGAAGGCGAGGCTGGGAGAGGCCTTGCTGAAGGCGGGCAAGGTGGCCCAGGCGGCGCCGGTGCTGGAGCTCGCCGCGACGCAGACGCCCTCCGCGGAGCTGCTCTACCAGCGCGCCCTGATTCGAAGCGCCAAGGGGGCCACCGAGGGGGCTCGCGCCGACCTGCGCGCGGTGGCCTTGCGCTACCCCACCCACCCGTACGCGGACGAGGCCCTCACGCGGCTGGAGCTGCTCAATCCCCCCGCCTGGTTGACCCTCGACGAGCGCTTGCGCCGGGCGCGCGCGCTGTTGGACAGCGGACAGGCCTCGCGCGCACTGGCGGAGCTGGAGAAGGCCACGGTGCACCGCCCCGCGGAGACTCCCCTGGAGCGCTCGCGGCTGGCGCTCGCCCGGGCCCAGGTGCTGTTCGCCCTGGGGCGCGGGGATGAGGCCGAGAAGGCGCTCGCCGAAGCCCGGAAGGGCCCTCCGGAGGCCGCCGCCGAAGCGGAGTTGCTGGTCGCGCGCCGGGCACTGCGCGCCAACCAGAATGACCAGGCCCGGCAGCTCATGGCGGCCCTGGACCGCACCTTTCCCCAGGAGGCCGCGGGCGAAGAAGGGGGCTTCTTCGCGGGCTGGTTGGACTTGCAGGCAGGACGCTTCTCGGAGGCGGTGAAGGCCTTCTCCCTCTACGAGCAGCGCCACCCGCGCTCCCGGCGTCGCGACGAGGGGTTGTGGTTTCGCGCGCTGGCCCTGCTGCGCCTGGAGCGGTACGCCGAGGCGCGCGAGGCCCTGGGCCAGTTGGTCTCCGGCGCGCCGAAGAGCAGCCTCGTGCCGCAGGCGCGCTACTGGATGGCCCGGAGCCAGGAGCTGGGCGGCGCCACCGTGGCCGTCACCGCCCCCGCGTATGAGTCGGTGGTCACCTCCGCGCCGGCGTCCTTCTATGCGTTGCTGGCCTCCGAGCGCCTGCGGGCCCTGGGCCGGACGCCTCCCCAGACCTTTGCCTCGCCTCCGCGCCAACTCACCGTCCCCCGGCCTCCCGAGCTGGAGCTGGCGGTGGCCCTGAGCGAGGCCGGCCTCTTTCCGGACGCGGCCGAGGAAGTGGAGTCACGGGCCTCGCGCATCCGCTCCGCCGAGCAGGCCCTGCCCTTCGCGCACGCACTCTTGCAGATGGGGGAGTACGGCCATGCCCACGCTGTCGCCGCGCGGCACCTGTGGGGACGGGCCTTCGGCGCCCGAGCTCCGGACGCCCTGGCTGCTTTCTATCCGCGCGCCTTCGCCTCAGCGGTGGAGGCGGCGGCCACGCGCCACGAGGTGGAGCCCTACCTGGTCTGGGCCATCATGCGCCGGGAGAGCACCTTCCGCCCGGACGTGGCCAGCGCCGCGGATGCACGGGGGCTGATGCAGCTCATCCCCCCCACGGGCATCGCCATCGCCGAGCGGCTGGCCGAGCCACCTCCCAACCCGGCGGACCTGTTCGCGCCCGATCTCAACATCCGTTACGGCGCCTGGTACCTCTCCCAGCTCATGAAGCGCTTCGCGCACCCGGTGCTGGCGGCGGCGGCGTACAACGCGGGCCCCAAGGCAGCGCTCAAGTGGGCCCAGGAGAAGGGCGCTCTGCCCTTGGATCTCTTCATCGAGGAGATTCCCTTCCGAGAGACCCGTGGCTACGTGAAGCAGGTGGTGGCGGACCTGTACCTGTACCGCGCCTTTTATGGGCAGGGCTCGCCGTTGCCCCCGCTGACCCTGACGGTGCCTTCGCCCGCGGTGGAGGGCGTCGGCTTCTGA
- the cmk gene encoding (d)CMP kinase has translation MSSRPFIVAIDGPAGAGKSTVSKLLARRLGFALVDTGAIYRCVALMAQREGIAFDDDAQLDALLGRIHIHFQVVDEENHVFLDGQNVSLEIRTPEISMRASQVSSRPVVRSGLLALQRRLALEAEKGAILEGRDIGTVVFPDADAKFFLEASSEIRARRRYEELFQKGVERSLDEVLADQTQRDRDDSTRAVAPLKAAEDAVRVDSSVLPLSEVVHQLEHEIQRRLSGRP, from the coding sequence GTGAGCTCCCGGCCTTTCATTGTCGCCATCGACGGCCCCGCGGGCGCCGGCAAGTCCACGGTCTCCAAGCTGCTGGCCCGACGGCTCGGCTTTGCGCTCGTGGACACGGGGGCCATCTACCGCTGCGTGGCGCTGATGGCCCAGCGCGAGGGCATTGCCTTCGATGACGACGCCCAGTTGGACGCGCTGCTGGGGCGCATCCACATCCACTTCCAGGTGGTGGACGAGGAGAACCACGTCTTCCTGGATGGCCAGAATGTGTCCTTGGAGATCCGCACGCCGGAAATCTCCATGCGCGCCTCCCAGGTCTCCAGCCGCCCGGTGGTCCGCAGCGGGCTGCTCGCGCTCCAGCGCCGCCTGGCGTTGGAGGCAGAGAAGGGGGCCATCCTGGAGGGCCGGGATATTGGCACCGTGGTGTTCCCGGACGCGGACGCCAAGTTCTTTCTGGAAGCCTCGTCGGAGATCCGTGCCCGGCGCCGCTACGAGGAGCTGTTCCAGAAGGGCGTCGAGCGCAGCCTGGACGAGGTGCTCGCGGACCAGACCCAGCGGGACCGGGACGACTCGACCCGCGCCGTGGCGCCGCTCAAGGCCGCCGAGGATGCCGTGCGCGTGGACTCCAGCGTCCTGCCCCTGTCCGAGGTGGTGCACCAACTGGAGCACGAGATTCAACGCCGGTTGTCCGGGCGCCCCTGA
- a CDS encoding acetyl-CoA carboxylase carboxyltransferase subunit alpha — MATGTGYALDFERPLIELEKKIEELKVLSESGSVDFSSEISRLEKKAKKLQTEIFSDLTRWQVVQLSRHSARPYFLDYVQYLFTDFFELCGDRRFGEDPSIVGGFARLDGKPVMLIGHQKGRSTKENMARNFGMPRPEGYRKALRLMELAERLEKPILTFVDTPGAYPGMGAEERGQAEAIAVNLEVMSRLKVPILSTVIGEGGSGGALAIGVGNRVLMMQNSVYSVITPEGCASILFRDSAQASKAADALKLTAKDLLGMKIIDEVIAEPAGGAHRDPLKAAEGLGKVLRKHLSELSAMSPDALVKDRYDKFRALGVFSGH, encoded by the coding sequence ATGGCGACCGGTACTGGTTACGCGCTCGACTTCGAACGCCCCCTCATTGAGCTGGAAAAGAAGATCGAGGAGCTCAAGGTCCTCTCTGAAAGCGGCTCGGTGGATTTCTCCTCGGAGATTTCGCGGCTGGAGAAGAAGGCCAAGAAGCTTCAAACGGAGATCTTCAGCGATTTGACCCGGTGGCAGGTGGTGCAGCTGTCCCGCCACAGCGCTCGGCCCTACTTCCTGGACTACGTGCAGTACCTCTTCACCGACTTCTTCGAGCTGTGTGGGGATCGCCGCTTTGGCGAGGACCCGTCCATCGTCGGAGGGTTCGCGCGGCTGGACGGCAAGCCCGTCATGTTGATTGGCCATCAGAAGGGGCGCAGCACCAAGGAGAACATGGCGCGCAACTTCGGCATGCCGCGCCCGGAAGGCTACCGCAAGGCGCTGCGGCTGATGGAGCTGGCCGAGCGGCTGGAGAAGCCCATCCTCACCTTCGTGGACACGCCGGGAGCCTACCCGGGCATGGGCGCCGAGGAGCGCGGCCAGGCGGAGGCCATCGCCGTCAACCTGGAGGTGATGAGCCGGCTCAAGGTCCCCATCCTCTCCACCGTCATCGGCGAGGGAGGCTCGGGCGGAGCGCTGGCCATCGGCGTGGGCAACCGCGTGTTGATGATGCAGAACAGCGTCTACTCGGTCATCACCCCCGAGGGCTGCGCCTCCATCCTCTTCCGGGACTCCGCCCAGGCGAGCAAGGCCGCCGATGCCCTGAAGCTCACCGCGAAGGATCTGCTGGGCATGAAGATCATCGACGAGGTGATCGCCGAGCCCGCGGGCGGCGCGCACCGGGATCCGCTCAAGGCGGCCGAGGGGCTGGGCAAGGTGCTGCGCAAGCACCTGTCCGAGCTGTCGGCGATGTCCCCGGACGCGCTGGTGAAGGACCGGTACGACAAGTTCCGCGCCCTCGGCGTCTTCTCCGGCCATTGA
- a CDS encoding ArsA family ATPase produces MSDARVLHFFGGKGGVGKTTLAASFALMLSEDAPKEKVLLVSLDTTRSLSDLVKKKLPAKPTKLVPGKGEGGLYAAELEPAALLKPFAAKYVPALEKAAGKGTHLSEEDLGKIFAQAVPGLEELVGLFHLQSLLEDKEFDRIVVDASPTSHTLRLFDLPQGLRKFLGIVKTGAEKPASGSKSKKEPVAEPGFLEETGARAERLLALLKDGTRSAFHLVALAEPVPEAQTRMMFAQLRERGIPVTEILVNQVEAKDGCPACHGRRGLQAPHVRKFQALDKTVPVHLVAKRELAPRGLDGLKEFANEWTGGKETKPLEFSAAEGPPALVRAPSMPPIAAPPLPPTRLIFFVGQGGVGKSSCAAAAAVTLTEKEGPVLLISTDPAHSLSDVLQSRLTDTETQVKGTKGLYARELDVAGWFNALRKRLKEKAEKAFEGAPKSGNDVPPDLAALRNLLECAPPGIDELAALSCLTDALVQERFKRIVVDPAPMVTAMRVVELADTAKTWLSALHGVLSKYRAKGLGELADDVAALLKHVKRFEEALASPNESRFVVVTRGEDLAASRTERLVEYLQEKKLQVERVLVNRVGPKSTCPKCENRRKLELNAAKAIEKKIGLPVTMAPALGRHPAGLRELKAFRTAWYALSAPVKIKAA; encoded by the coding sequence ATGAGTGATGCGCGAGTTCTCCACTTCTTCGGCGGTAAGGGCGGGGTTGGAAAAACCACGCTCGCAGCCTCCTTTGCGTTGATGCTCTCGGAGGATGCGCCCAAGGAGAAGGTGCTGCTGGTTTCTCTGGACACCACGCGCTCGCTCTCCGATCTGGTGAAGAAGAAGCTGCCCGCCAAGCCCACCAAGCTGGTGCCGGGCAAGGGCGAAGGAGGGCTGTACGCGGCGGAGCTGGAGCCCGCGGCGCTGCTCAAGCCGTTCGCCGCCAAGTACGTCCCAGCCCTGGAGAAGGCCGCGGGCAAGGGCACGCACCTGTCCGAGGAGGACCTGGGGAAGATCTTCGCCCAGGCCGTTCCCGGACTGGAGGAGCTGGTGGGGCTCTTCCACCTCCAGTCCCTGCTGGAGGACAAGGAGTTTGATCGCATCGTCGTGGATGCCTCGCCCACCAGCCACACGCTGCGCCTGTTCGATCTGCCGCAAGGGCTGCGCAAGTTCCTGGGCATCGTGAAGACTGGCGCGGAGAAGCCCGCCTCGGGCTCCAAGAGCAAGAAGGAGCCGGTGGCGGAGCCCGGCTTCCTCGAGGAGACAGGCGCCCGCGCGGAGCGGCTGCTGGCGCTGCTCAAGGATGGCACCCGGAGCGCCTTCCACCTCGTGGCGCTGGCCGAGCCCGTGCCCGAGGCGCAGACGCGCATGATGTTCGCGCAGCTGCGAGAGCGGGGCATTCCGGTGACGGAGATTCTCGTCAACCAGGTGGAGGCCAAGGACGGCTGTCCGGCGTGTCACGGCCGCCGCGGCCTGCAAGCCCCCCACGTGCGCAAGTTCCAGGCGCTGGACAAGACCGTCCCGGTGCACCTGGTGGCCAAGCGCGAGCTGGCGCCCCGGGGCCTGGATGGGCTCAAGGAGTTCGCCAACGAGTGGACGGGCGGCAAGGAGACCAAGCCGCTGGAGTTCTCCGCGGCCGAGGGGCCGCCCGCGCTGGTCCGCGCCCCCTCCATGCCTCCCATCGCCGCGCCGCCGCTGCCGCCCACGCGCCTCATCTTCTTCGTCGGGCAGGGCGGGGTGGGCAAGAGTTCCTGTGCCGCCGCCGCCGCGGTGACGCTGACCGAGAAGGAGGGGCCCGTGCTCCTCATCTCCACGGATCCGGCGCACTCGCTCTCGGATGTGCTCCAGAGCCGGCTCACGGACACCGAGACGCAGGTGAAGGGCACCAAGGGCCTCTACGCCCGCGAGCTGGACGTGGCCGGCTGGTTCAATGCCCTGCGCAAGCGCCTCAAGGAGAAGGCGGAGAAGGCCTTCGAGGGTGCTCCCAAGTCCGGCAATGACGTGCCGCCGGATCTGGCCGCGCTGCGCAACCTGCTGGAGTGCGCGCCCCCGGGCATCGACGAGCTGGCGGCGCTGAGCTGCCTCACGGATGCGCTGGTGCAGGAGCGCTTCAAGCGCATCGTCGTGGATCCGGCGCCCATGGTCACCGCCATGCGCGTGGTGGAGCTGGCCGACACGGCGAAGACCTGGCTGAGCGCGCTGCACGGCGTGCTGTCCAAGTACCGCGCCAAGGGGCTGGGGGAGCTGGCCGACGACGTGGCCGCCCTGCTCAAGCACGTGAAGCGCTTCGAGGAGGCGCTGGCCTCGCCCAACGAGTCCCGCTTCGTCGTCGTCACCCGGGGAGAAGACCTGGCGGCCTCGCGCACCGAGCGGCTGGTGGAGTACCTCCAGGAGAAGAAGCTCCAGGTGGAGCGGGTGCTCGTCAACCGCGTGGGCCCCAAGTCCACGTGCCCCAAGTGCGAGAACCGCCGCAAGCTGGAGCTGAACGCCGCCAAGGCCATCGAGAAGAAGATCGGCCTGCCCGTCACCATGGCGCCTGCCCTGGGGCGTCACCCCGCGGGCCTGCGGGAGCTGAAGGCCTTCCGCACCGCCTGGTACGCCCTGTCGGCGCCGGTGAAGATCAAGGCGGCCTGA
- the nla6 gene encoding enhancer binding protein Nla6, whose amino-acid sequence MGSARILAVDDERATCEALAEMLGAWGHKVEVAFDGHDALRKAGEFRPDVVLSDLAMPETDGLWLLRQLREELPDCPVVFLTGRGTIDAAVGAIKEGAYDFIEKPLNVARLKVCIERALEKKETLREVQTLRRRLKQLGQSDMIAQSASMRKVVELIEKVAPSKASVAISGESGTGKEVVARAIHNLSLRREKPFIAINCASIPATLIESEIFGHERGAFTGADQRRPGVFELAHGGTLFLDELGEIPIELQAKLLRVLEEGRLRRLGGKVEIEVDVRVLCATNRDLKQEIKNQRFREDLYFRLNVFQIHLPPLRDRREDIPILVQHFVEKFRGDSAKRVTGVHPEGMEVLKSHDWPGNIRELRNAVERAVILCDGELITREHLPPDMAGKSPERHSFRLPYGLSLDAVEREYILGSLQRNGNNKARTAEVLGVSEKTLYNKLNRYAAEARQQGQGPTGGLIKASGDGDLEPGVVPIR is encoded by the coding sequence TTGGGCAGCGCACGAATTCTGGCCGTGGATGACGAGCGGGCGACCTGCGAGGCGCTGGCGGAGATGCTTGGCGCCTGGGGGCACAAGGTCGAGGTCGCGTTCGACGGGCACGATGCCCTGCGCAAGGCGGGCGAGTTCCGGCCGGACGTGGTCCTGTCCGACCTGGCCATGCCCGAGACGGACGGCCTCTGGCTGCTGCGTCAACTGCGCGAAGAGCTGCCGGACTGCCCGGTGGTCTTCCTCACCGGACGGGGCACCATCGATGCGGCGGTCGGCGCCATCAAGGAAGGCGCCTACGACTTCATCGAGAAGCCGCTGAATGTCGCCCGGCTGAAGGTCTGCATCGAGCGGGCGCTCGAGAAGAAGGAGACGCTGCGCGAGGTGCAGACGCTGCGCCGGCGCCTCAAGCAGCTGGGCCAGTCCGACATGATCGCCCAGTCGGCGTCCATGCGGAAGGTGGTGGAGCTCATCGAGAAGGTGGCGCCCTCCAAGGCCAGCGTGGCCATCTCGGGCGAGTCCGGCACCGGCAAGGAAGTGGTGGCACGCGCCATCCACAACCTCTCCCTGCGGCGCGAGAAGCCCTTCATCGCCATCAACTGCGCCTCGATCCCCGCCACGCTCATCGAGTCGGAGATCTTCGGCCACGAGCGCGGCGCCTTCACGGGCGCCGACCAGCGCCGGCCCGGCGTGTTCGAGCTGGCCCACGGCGGCACGCTCTTCCTGGACGAGCTCGGCGAGATTCCCATCGAGCTCCAGGCCAAGCTCTTGCGCGTGCTGGAAGAGGGCCGCCTGCGCAGGCTGGGCGGCAAGGTGGAGATCGAAGTGGACGTGCGCGTGCTGTGCGCGACGAACCGGGATCTCAAGCAGGAGATCAAGAACCAGCGCTTCCGCGAGGATCTCTACTTCCGCCTCAACGTCTTCCAGATCCACCTGCCGCCCCTGCGCGATCGCCGGGAGGACATCCCCATCCTCGTGCAGCACTTCGTGGAGAAGTTCCGCGGGGACTCCGCCAAGCGCGTCACCGGCGTGCACCCGGAGGGCATGGAAGTCCTCAAGAGCCACGACTGGCCGGGCAACATCCGCGAGCTGCGCAACGCCGTGGAGCGCGCGGTGATCCTCTGCGACGGCGAGCTCATCACCCGCGAGCACCTGCCCCCGGACATGGCCGGCAAGAGCCCCGAGCGCCACTCGTTCCGGCTGCCCTATGGCCTGTCCCTGGACGCCGTGGAGCGCGAGTACATCCTCGGCAGCCTCCAACGGAACGGGAACAACAAGGCCCGGACCGCCGAGGTGCTCGGGGTGTCGGAAAAGACCCTGTACAACAAGTTGAACCGGTATGCGGCCGAGGCCCGTCAGCAAGGGCAGGGGCCCACCGGGGGGTTGATCAAGGCCTCGGGTGACGGCGATCTGGAGCCTGGTGTGGTGCCTATCCGCTGA
- a CDS encoding histidine kinase dimerization/phospho-acceptor domain-containing protein, whose translation MVGAARYSAVPTLMDSLLHDVRNPLNALSINLEVLSEKLKGETGQVPPSQEKNIKAMRDQIQRVDGILRQFSDFIVFRGSAAGEASLSDVTKRSMDVLAHESRRRRIKVQTAIEPDLRVLLPDAGELSFFLVQTLLRAFGRSEAGGEVNVSVRAEDGLALLEVADSAGNAPEQSLDTVAALELRCAQLGIGFQIRAGVCRLAFKRA comes from the coding sequence GTGGTCGGAGCTGCGCGCTACAGCGCGGTGCCCACCCTGATGGACAGCCTCCTGCACGACGTGCGCAATCCGCTGAATGCCCTCTCCATCAACCTGGAGGTTCTCTCCGAGAAGCTCAAGGGCGAGACGGGACAGGTGCCTCCCTCACAGGAGAAGAACATCAAGGCCATGCGCGATCAGATCCAGCGCGTGGACGGCATCCTCCGCCAGTTCTCCGACTTCATCGTCTTCCGGGGCAGCGCGGCGGGCGAAGCCTCTCTGTCCGATGTCACCAAGCGCTCGATGGATGTGCTGGCGCACGAGAGCCGGCGGCGCCGCATCAAGGTACAGACCGCCATCGAGCCCGACTTGCGCGTCCTCTTGCCGGATGCTGGGGAGCTGAGCTTCTTCCTGGTCCAGACGCTGCTGCGGGCCTTCGGCCGCTCGGAGGCGGGCGGGGAGGTGAATGTCTCGGTCCGGGCCGAGGACGGGCTGGCCCTGCTCGAGGTGGCCGACTCGGCGGGCAACGCCCCGGAGCAGTCGTTGGACACGGTGGCGGCCCTGGAGCTGCGGTGTGCCCAGTTGGGCATTGGGTTTCAGATCCGGGCAGGCGTCTGCCGCCTGGCCTTCAAGCGCGCCTGA
- a CDS encoding deoxycytidylate deaminase, protein MAERSSWDQYFMDIARQVASRATCDRKHVGALLVRDRTILSTGYNGSIRGLPHCDDVGHMMENGHCVATVHAEANAIIQAAKNGVRIDGATIYTTASPCWPCFKLIANSGCVRIVFGEFYRDPRIFEYAARLGLELTGLGDAARPPEPR, encoded by the coding sequence ATGGCCGAGCGCAGCTCCTGGGACCAGTACTTCATGGACATCGCGAGGCAGGTGGCCTCGCGCGCCACGTGTGATCGCAAGCACGTGGGGGCGCTCCTGGTGAGGGATCGGACCATCCTGTCCACCGGCTACAACGGCTCCATCCGGGGACTGCCCCACTGTGATGATGTGGGCCACATGATGGAGAACGGCCACTGCGTGGCCACCGTTCATGCCGAGGCCAACGCCATCATCCAGGCGGCCAAGAACGGTGTGCGCATCGACGGGGCCACCATCTACACCACCGCCAGCCCGTGCTGGCCCTGCTTCAAGCTGATCGCGAACAGTGGCTGTGTGCGCATCGTGTTCGGCGAGTTCTACCGTGATCCCCGCATCTTCGAGTACGCCGCCCGGCTCGGACTGGAGCTGACCGGCCTGGGAGATGCTGCCCGCCCGCCCGAGCCGCGCTGA
- a CDS encoding Uma2 family endonuclease has protein sequence MSPKPAPEATYEQLIALPENTVGQIIAGELIASPRPASDHATASSALGGELYGPFQRGRGGPGGWWIVDEPELHLGKDVLVPDLAGWRRARLPTIPRVPYFSLVPDWVCEVLSPSTAGLDRVRKKHVYAREGVEFVWLVDPIGRTLEVFQLRDGRWLELGAWSGEESIRAPPFDAISLELGALWLPETQEPPGTP, from the coding sequence ATGAGCCCTAAGCCGGCGCCCGAGGCCACCTACGAGCAACTCATCGCCTTGCCCGAGAACACCGTCGGGCAAATCATCGCGGGGGAGCTGATCGCCTCCCCGCGCCCGGCGAGCGACCATGCCACGGCCAGCTCCGCGCTGGGAGGAGAGCTCTATGGCCCCTTTCAGCGAGGCCGTGGAGGGCCCGGAGGCTGGTGGATCGTCGATGAGCCCGAGCTGCATCTCGGCAAGGACGTGCTGGTGCCGGACCTGGCCGGCTGGCGGCGGGCGCGGTTGCCCACCATTCCGCGAGTGCCGTACTTCTCGTTGGTGCCAGACTGGGTGTGCGAGGTGCTCTCACCCTCCACCGCGGGGCTCGACCGGGTGCGCAAGAAGCACGTCTACGCGCGCGAGGGGGTGGAGTTCGTGTGGCTGGTGGATCCGATCGGACGCACGTTGGAGGTGTTCCAACTGCGCGATGGCCGGTGGCTGGAGCTGGGCGCCTGGTCAGGGGAGGAGTCCATCCGGGCCCCGCCCTTCGATGCCATCTCGCTGGAGCTCGGCGCGCTCTGGCTTCCCGAGACGCAGGAGCCCCCTGGAACCCCGTAG